From Bacillus clarus, the proteins below share one genomic window:
- a CDS encoding serine hydrolase: MERRSNRINNHFRRLVVISICFLLAFLVSNNSKAETVSSIALNTKDVEAFTNKIIPEKMEAENAPGVAIVVVKDDRILFQKGYGFSNKEDNIPIDPQKTVFRLASVSKVFTASAVMQLVEQGKIDLNKDIVNYMGGLKYQNNMGEPVTMQHLLTHTTGFDYVDPRLGDIHYQANDYTKLKDYVEENMPTVVRKPGDTYTYDNFASMLQGYIVQNLTNTPFYKYMAKNIFYPLEMHNSSFVMTNFIKDKLATGYDEKGDAIPFYQTRPTDMPQGSMFSTGSDVANFMIAQLNGGKFKNNQILKTETVQDMQKTKFALHPKYPNMTYGFEFFSPQSHNGQYVFGKGGNIPGFSSLMWLIPEHKIGVFVVTNKDGSSLPIKLFDEFMNHYFPNKIKPEYLKPSEEELKKFEGVYRDLRLKNFITHVKINEGKLFVNDRLYGKQELKQVDPLLFEDEKGNYMAFKLHKDGNVKEMIHWNSGSSAVKLSDPQRFQDVEENHPYAKFIDPLHQYEILTANREGNFVPQAPLTRGEFSYWLSQIAYIAPPSKKDPVFSDVKGHQYAAHIQKLYELGILYEREGEEFYPDRSITRQEAAWIAWQYLKMLGAPPADATLKGETDNWAIESVKNIVGHRLVGPEVIYNEDGSADYLSKQIMKRQEAAALLFYVMLSS, translated from the coding sequence TTGGAAAGAAGGAGTAATAGAATTAATAATCATTTTCGAAGGTTAGTAGTTATAAGTATATGTTTCTTGTTAGCCTTTTTGGTTAGTAATAATTCAAAGGCTGAAACAGTTTCTTCTATAGCATTAAATACTAAAGATGTAGAAGCATTCACCAATAAAATAATTCCAGAGAAAATGGAAGCAGAAAATGCACCTGGTGTAGCAATCGTGGTTGTCAAAGATGATCGAATTCTATTTCAAAAAGGGTACGGTTTTTCCAATAAAGAAGATAATATTCCCATCGATCCCCAAAAAACAGTTTTTCGATTAGCGTCAGTATCAAAGGTTTTTACTGCTAGTGCTGTCATGCAATTAGTTGAACAAGGAAAAATCGATTTAAATAAAGATATAGTAAATTATATGGGGGGATTAAAGTACCAAAATAACATGGGTGAACCAGTTACAATGCAACATTTACTTACCCATACAACAGGGTTTGATTACGTAGATCCTAGACTAGGGGATATTCATTACCAAGCTAATGATTATACAAAACTTAAAGATTATGTAGAAGAAAATATGCCCACAGTAGTAAGAAAGCCAGGAGATACGTATACATATGATAATTTTGCTTCTATGCTTCAAGGGTATATTGTTCAAAATTTGACAAACACACCTTTTTATAAATATATGGCTAAAAATATCTTTTACCCTTTAGAGATGCATAATAGTAGTTTTGTGATGACCAATTTTATCAAAGATAAGCTTGCAACAGGATACGATGAAAAAGGTGATGCTATCCCATTTTATCAAACAAGACCAACAGACATGCCCCAAGGGAGTATGTTTTCTACAGGAAGTGATGTAGCTAATTTTATGATTGCTCAATTGAATGGTGGTAAATTTAAAAATAACCAAATACTAAAAACAGAAACGGTTCAAGATATGCAAAAAACAAAGTTTGCGTTACATCCAAAATATCCAAATATGACATATGGATTTGAATTCTTTTCACCGCAAAGTCATAATGGTCAATATGTTTTTGGAAAAGGCGGAAATATACCGGGGTTTTCATCTTTAATGTGGCTAATACCTGAACATAAAATTGGAGTTTTTGTAGTTACAAATAAAGATGGATCATCACTTCCTATTAAACTATTTGATGAATTTATGAATCACTATTTTCCAAACAAAATAAAGCCAGAGTATTTAAAACCTAGTGAAGAAGAGTTAAAGAAATTTGAAGGCGTTTACCGTGATTTACGGCTAAAAAACTTTATTACACATGTGAAAATAAATGAAGGAAAGTTATTTGTAAACGATAGATTATATGGTAAACAGGAATTAAAACAAGTAGATCCATTATTATTTGAAGATGAAAAAGGTAATTATATGGCGTTTAAACTTCATAAGGACGGAAATGTAAAAGAAATGATACACTGGAACTCTGGTAGTTCAGCAGTCAAACTAAGTGATCCTCAGAGATTTCAAGATGTAGAGGAAAATCATCCATACGCTAAATTTATAGATCCTTTACACCAATATGAAATATTAACAGCAAATAGAGAGGGGAATTTTGTTCCTCAAGCCCCACTGACACGTGGAGAATTTTCATATTGGCTGTCTCAAATTGCTTACATTGCACCACCTTCAAAAAAAGATCCTGTATTTTCTGATGTAAAAGGCCATCAGTATGCAGCTCATATTCAAAAGCTTTATGAACTTGGTATTTTATACGAAAGAGAAGGGGAAGAATTTTATCCAGACCGTTCCATTACTAGACAAGAAGCAGCCTGGATTGCTTGGCAGTATTTAAAAATGTTAGGAGCACCCCCTGCAGATGCTACCTTGAAGGGAGAAACTGATAATTGGGCAATAGAGTCTGTCAAAAACATTGTAGGTCATCGTTTAGTTGGACCTGAGGTTATATATAATGAAGATGGATCAGCAGATTATTTATCGAAACAAATAATGAAACGACAAGAGGCAGCTGCATTGTTATTTTATGTTATGTTATCTAGTTAA
- a CDS encoding serine hydrolase domain-containing protein, giving the protein MKTRSQITFASLALLIAGSSLLYTTPTSIVKAEPTQNVSSSSHTSTQRDRNSVKQAMRDTLHLGFPGILAKTSDDGKTWGYAAGVANLSTKKPMKTDCRFRIGSVTKTFTASVVLQLAGESRLNLDDSIEKWLPGVVQGNGYDGNQITIRQILNHTSGIAEYLRSKDADMMNTKKTYTAEEIVKIGLSLPPDFAPGKGWSYSDTGYVLLGILIEKVTGNSYAEEIENRIIEPLELSNTFLPGNSSVIPGTQHARGYFQPDGASELKDVTYYNPSIASSAGDMISTADDLNKFFSYLLSGKLLKEQQLKQMLTTVPTGSVEISGYGLGIYETKLPNGVSIWGHTGSIPGFVTLVGGTLGGKHTLAVNLNSMGKANFKNILLAEFSK; this is encoded by the coding sequence ATGAAAACACGTAGTCAAATTACATTTGCAAGTCTGGCCCTTTTAATAGCTGGAAGTTCCCTGTTATACACAACACCAACCTCAATTGTAAAAGCAGAGCCCACTCAAAATGTATCTAGTTCGTCACACACAAGCACTCAACGAGATCGTAATTCCGTCAAGCAAGCAATGCGGGATACATTGCATCTTGGATTCCCGGGGATACTTGCTAAAACTTCCGATGATGGAAAAACGTGGGGTTATGCCGCTGGAGTAGCAAATCTGAGCACCAAGAAACCAATGAAAACAGATTGTCGCTTTCGCATCGGCAGCGTGACGAAGACGTTCACCGCATCAGTTGTACTTCAATTAGCTGGAGAGAGCCGCCTGAATCTAGACGACTCCATCGAAAAATGGTTGCCTGGTGTTGTTCAAGGAAACGGATATGATGGTAACCAGATTACTATCCGGCAGATATTGAACCATACAAGTGGTATCGCTGAATACTTAAGGTCAAAAGACGCTGATATGATGAATACAAAAAAAACATATACCGCTGAAGAAATAGTGAAGATTGGGCTTTCTCTGCCTCCAGACTTTGCCCCAGGAAAGGGCTGGTCTTATTCAGACACAGGATACGTATTACTGGGTATCCTTATTGAGAAAGTAACCGGGAACAGCTATGCGGAAGAAATTGAAAATCGGATTATTGAACCGCTTGAATTGTCGAATACATTCCTACCTGGCAATTCAAGCGTTATTCCAGGCACCCAGCATGCCCGTGGATATTTCCAACCAGACGGAGCGAGTGAGCTAAAAGACGTTACTTATTATAACCCAAGTATAGCTAGCTCGGCTGGAGATATGATTTCTACTGCTGACGACTTAAACAAATTCTTCTCTTACTTACTCAGTGGCAAATTACTGAAGGAACAGCAATTAAAACAAATGCTTACTACAGTTCCTACAGGAAGTGTTGAAATCAGCGGATATGGTCTTGGAATCTATGAAACTAAGCTTCCAAACGGTGTCTCGATATGGGGACACACAGGTAGCATTCCAGGATTTGTTACTCTTGTTGGGGGTACACTTGGAGGTAAGCATACGTTGGCCGTCAATTTGAACAGTATGGGTAAAGCTAACTTTAAAAATATTTTACTTGCTGAATTTAGTAAGTAA